The genomic segment ATGATTTCTTTCACTTTCAAGCTCAGGCCAGAGTCAAAGCTCTCAGAATGCCCTTTACCTAGCCTTTTCAAGTTCTCAGGGGATTTCCCCAGGTATGTAATTGTGGTACAACTAGGCAAGATCACAGGATTATAAAGGCGGACGATGTGGTGTGGATTTGCCTTCGGCCTTCTATTTAATACCAATACATTGGAGAGTATTTGGAGCAAGATCTGGAGTTCATTAGCGGCCAGAACTCTGATCAGAATACCAACTCTGAAGCGCTTGGTTTGCACATCACACAAGAGACCCCATACAAGAGCACCTGCTTTCCTGGGTTTGTAGcaaatatatattatctatgcctaTACAAATGGTATGTTCTATGTGTTTGGAGTATTTTATTTGCTAGGATGAAATTGACACATCTCTAAGTCATCACGTAATATTATAAGCACCTAGTGACTTATATCAAGAACATTCCATAGTTCGGTCACGTGTTACAACTTCACAGCAATAAAAGAGTAAATGTTTCAACACAGTGACTTCCGAGTAAGTACATTTAGCGGGTGAAATAACACTTGTGCACATATTTACTGCAGGTTTAGCTATTCCATGCACAGATTAGTGATGCACAACATGTTTTAAATGCTATATTGAtgcccatatgaagatgggcatgtgtatatgtgttgcaTGGTAAAGGGGGCTGTTTCAACTTGCTGTGTTTGCCTATAATAATTTGCAGACACAGCAGTCCATTCTGGATGTCAAGACCAAGTTTCAAGGTTTTTCTGTTTCCTAAGTTGGCAGGCCTGAGAGTGATATTATTAACATTTCTTACTAAACCGACCATATAGTTACGAAAAATCTTTATAACAGTAAGAAACTGTGGTTAGAGAGGTAAAGTAACTGAGAAATCCTGGAAATCGCTGTGTAGTGTGTGGAAATTCTAAAGCGAAAGATCCATCGGTTCCTTTCCATCGTCTCCCATGCCGAAAGATCGATCTTAGCAAAGGAACTACTGGATCAAGGAGTTTGAATTAACCCCGAAGCGCATCAGGAGTTGTACTTGCGTCTGTTGTCGACATTTCAAGAATGGTGACACAAGCAACAAGCCTGACAAGCATTTAGGGATGTGATCTGATTCATCAAAAGAACAAGAGACATAGCCAGAGCAAAAAGGCTTGTGAAGCGAGAACGTACCCACCGATTTCGTGCTTCACTGCAGTGCTTATCAGATATCAGCAGCTCATCAGTGACAGAACAGAAGAAATAGTACCAGACAGCATTTCGAAGGTTCTGGAGATCCGAGAATGCCACTGCCAGAAGCCCAGTAATTGCAAGTGTTGTAGACCATTGAGAACAAACTGGCAGGTTAttaatacatacatagctagtaTAATACATCCATGAATCACTCTGAAGTTTgctactttttaaaaattgtataaCTTGCAGCTACTTTGATCTATCTTCGTGCAACCACCACCAATATGAAGAGAAAATAATAACGTTTTTGTGGGCTTCGTATtattagaatatacagtagcatGTGTAAGCAACTGTTGTTAGAAATGACGTATATTTGTATTAGCTACTATTGAGAAACCCGTAAACTGCCGTAATGATGTACTCCAAGTGTAGTAGTTTCTTCTTAATTGCTCACTTAATGGCTTCGCTGCTTATTTCCTCTTATGATGGACAGGTCTATTATCAGCACAATTTCCCACCAGAAAGGAACCAGTCTAGCCATGGATTATGAAACATTTCGTCAAGAATGAATGTCTCCTTTGACTTGGtgacatacaacacacaaagtACCTGATCCATTGTTCAGTACATCCATAGATAGTATTTTATACCCCCTACTACCTATGGTGCAACTCACTCTTATTCGGTTGTCTCCCAGCTCCAGCATAGTCAGACAAGTCAGCTGCTCTAACTTCTCAATCTTCTTCAACTTGTTGTTTATCAGGAACAGCTTCTCCAGTTTAACCATACTGGACACACCCCCAATAACCCGAATGTTGTTAAATGATAAATCCAGTGACCTAACAAGTTAACACAACAAGGCATAGCACATAATCCCTGTAGATCAGAGGAGGTAAGATGTGGATTGTGGTTGTGCACCGGTTGTTTAAATTGCTCATGTGAATCTCAATACAAAACCAAGATCACTGGATATTTAGATAGTGCTTTAAACTTCAAAGCCATGTCTTTCGCCAGGGACTCTTTCTAAACTAAGTACATTTTCTTGAAGCTTACATGAAGTGTTGTCTAAAGATCTACTGAGCACTAGTGAACCCAATTGTTTGCTAGCTTGACTATTGAGactcacgtgaaataccaaatagtGGTATGCAATTAAAGTGAGTGATGTGCAATGCATGTTCTACCCATAACCCAGTTTTTCTCTGCCATTATAAGCAGATGATCTGAAAAAAGGGACCAGGTACAAGTGATCAAAATTTCTGGAGAAAAGGCGATGTGGCTATATGAGATGTAAGACTCACTCTAGGTTAATCAGTTCCTCCAAGGAATGGATCTCTTTTACTTCGTTGTCATAGACATCAAGCTCTTTCAGAGTGGTCAGGTGGGTTAACCTGTCCAACTTGCTGATCAGGTTTTGTCGCAATGATAGACACTATCACATTACACACATGATCACCAGATATCAAGTGAGATCATGGACACACCTCCACTTTGGTGAGCTTGCTCACTCCCTTTGGTATCTTCTTCAGTTTGCAGTGAACCAGGTTAACCTCCTAGTAGGGGGTGGAGTTGATGTACGCAAACACCAGTACACACCTACCAGATCATCCTTGTTGAACTTTACAACATCTTTTTCGTCATCTTCACTGTCTGTGACGTCATTACGACGTGATCACGGTATTCATACAATCAATACACAACCTTGTTGATCGTTATCGGAATTGCTACTGTCTTCGTCCTCACTTTTCGTTTGCGCTGTCACCTTTGCTTCGGCCATTACCACCTTTAAGACGCAGGCGCTTATTTCATGAGAATGTCTTGAaacattcgattgtgggttttaatgcACTT from the Dysidea avara chromosome 13, odDysAvar1.4, whole genome shotgun sequence genome contains:
- the LOC136243258 gene encoding protein phosphatase 1 regulatory subunit 7-like, whose translation is MAEAKVTAQTKSEDEDSSNSDNDQQDSEDDEKDVVKFNKDDLEVNLVHCKLKKIPKGVSKLTKVECLSLRQNLISKLDRLTHLTTLKELDVYDNEVKEIHSLEELINLESLDLSFNNIRVIGGVSSMVKLEKLFLINNKLKKIEKLEQLTCLTMLELGDNRIREIEGLDNLVNLESLFLGKNKITEIKGLDKLKKLKVLAMQSNRITVLKGLSELTSLEELYLDHNGVEVIEGLDNNVNLMTLDLASNSVSRLSNISHLTKLEEFWFNNNNLDQWPDVELLKNATNIQTVYFENNPIAKDNQYRNKLRLILPSLTQIDATLCA